A stretch of Deltaproteobacteria bacterium DNA encodes these proteins:
- a CDS encoding class I SAM-dependent methyltransferase: protein MESGKQAIDGDLASDIESVHEQFVKFGLPPVDYSVDVDAFARFITRHESNYASYRGIYGDGFVEKSLEHYISTDFMKLYKTSRVMDIANAGSPFPAIVHEEFGCDVWCNDLEFSEGMRRHGWLTEVGGNAGSIDVPDNYFELATMHCALEMFEGSHDTDVVRRAERMLKPGGKLVVLPLYMSERYHILRDVRTFREPLPEIDAGAELIYRNNFYGIGFARFYNVAAFVDRLVKNTKAFDVKIYRVRNAGLVDSKIYLNWIAVFEKKAVVNSDR from the coding sequence ATGGAATCCGGAAAGCAAGCCATAGACGGGGATCTTGCCAGCGATATTGAATCTGTGCATGAGCAGTTTGTCAAGTTTGGTTTGCCTCCGGTGGACTATAGCGTTGATGTCGATGCCTTTGCGAGGTTTATAACGCGGCACGAAAGCAATTATGCCTCGTACAGGGGCATATATGGGGATGGTTTTGTTGAAAAAAGCCTCGAACATTACATTTCCACGGATTTTATGAAATTATATAAAACGAGCCGCGTTATGGATATAGCGAATGCCGGCTCGCCGTTCCCGGCGATAGTGCATGAAGAGTTTGGCTGTGATGTTTGGTGCAATGATTTGGAGTTTTCTGAAGGTATGAGGCGGCACGGGTGGCTGACGGAAGTCGGCGGGAATGCCGGTAGTATCGATGTGCCGGACAATTATTTTGAGCTCGCCACAATGCACTGCGCGTTGGAGATGTTCGAAGGCAGCCATGATACGGATGTTGTGCGCAGGGCAGAAAGGATGCTTAAGCCAGGAGGCAAGCTTGTTGTTTTGCCGCTTTATATGAGCGAGCGGTATCATATTTTGCGCGATGTGAGGACATTCAGGGAGCCTTTGCCGGAAATAGATGCCGGGGCTGAATTGATATACCGGAATAATTTTTACGGAATAGGATTTGCGCGGTTTTATAATGTTGCCGCATTCGTTGACAGGCTTGTTAAGAATACCAAGGCGTTCGATGTTAAGATATACCGTGTGAGGAATGCGGGTTTGGTAGATTCGAAAATTTATTTGAACTGGATAGCTGTTTTTGAGAAAAAGGCGGTAGTGAACAGTGATAGATAA
- a CDS encoding glycosyltransferase family 4 protein, producing the protein MNKKNPAILFTTQELRYPATGGPYLRIENSVKALNAISELYLYSRVTPENMGGDRAVEYYEKLCKKFFMAPSCKRHKLHRTVVGGINIVGRKALGKNILQHYESKMDFDDLLRTADSVQADVIWLGFGNISYPLMKYIKENSAYRVVVDTDSVWSRFLLRGLAYHVDKDVREKTETAGRAKEKEEAEWTNLADITTAVSDVDKEYYQGLTERKDKVMLFSNVIDMANYTGRHENPGIQRPSVYLAGSFGKNSPMEEAARWTIEKVMPLVWKDIPQVRFYILGNGSCETLADVKDERITIAGRVESVLPYLCNVDIALVPLKFESGTRFKILEAGACKVPVVSTTLGAEGLNVTHGKDILIADTPEEFAAATIELLTDKAKAAAIGAECYKLVNDNYAIGRAREEAMMVLERLGFE; encoded by the coding sequence ATGAATAAAAAAAACCCGGCAATACTTTTTACGACCCAGGAGTTGAGGTATCCAGCAACCGGAGGGCCGTATCTGAGGATAGAGAACTCCGTAAAGGCGCTTAATGCCATTTCGGAGCTGTATCTTTATTCAAGGGTCACGCCTGAAAACATGGGCGGGGACAGGGCTGTGGAATATTATGAAAAATTATGTAAAAAGTTTTTTATGGCTCCGTCATGCAAGAGGCACAAATTGCACAGAACAGTTGTTGGAGGGATAAATATTGTTGGGCGCAAGGCATTGGGAAAAAATATTTTGCAGCATTACGAAAGCAAGATGGATTTTGACGATTTGCTGCGTACGGCCGATTCCGTGCAGGCCGATGTTATCTGGCTTGGGTTTGGGAACATATCGTATCCTTTGATGAAGTATATAAAGGAAAATTCGGCGTACAGGGTCGTTGTGGATACGGATAGCGTGTGGTCCAGATTTCTTTTAAGGGGCCTGGCGTATCATGTGGATAAGGACGTGAGAGAAAAAACCGAGACTGCAGGCAGGGCGAAGGAGAAGGAAGAAGCGGAGTGGACCAACCTGGCCGATATTACAACTGCGGTCTCTGATGTGGATAAAGAGTATTATCAGGGTCTTACCGAGCGAAAAGATAAAGTAATGCTTTTTTCGAATGTCATAGACATGGCTAATTATACGGGACGTCATGAAAATCCCGGTATACAAAGGCCGTCTGTATACTTGGCGGGCAGTTTTGGGAAAAACAGTCCGATGGAAGAGGCCGCGCGTTGGACTATAGAAAAAGTTATGCCGCTGGTTTGGAAAGATATCCCGCAAGTGCGTTTTTATATTCTTGGCAACGGTTCTTGCGAGACGTTGGCTGATGTTAAAGATGAAAGAATAACGATTGCCGGACGTGTAGAATCGGTGCTGCCGTACTTGTGTAACGTCGATATCGCGCTTGTGCCGCTGAAATTCGAATCCGGAACAAGGTTTAAGATTCTGGAGGCCGGGGCCTGTAAGGTGCCGGTGGTTTCAACGACGCTCGGGGCGGAAGGGTTAAATGTTACGCACGGCAAGGATATCCTGATTGCCGATACGCCCGAGGAGTTTGCGGCAGCTACAATCGAACTATTGACTGATAAAGCTAAGGCCGCAGCCATAGGCGCAGAGTGTTACAAGTTGGTGAATGATAATTATGCTATCGGCAGGGCCAGGGAAGAAGCGATGATGGTTCTGGAAAGGCTCGGGTTTGAATAA
- a CDS encoding FkbM family methyltransferase, with product MQIKNGLQRLYRRCRGRWEAELALRRYKDFRPERYDFTGEDVALYVSERAALLPPVNVVGADDNHFLLGVGDIEFYWPKNIPTGDLPWLYHEVFDDWRENPSSYDHPQFDLTAACWVMDAGAFEGFYSLFALRKNFAGMLIAVEPFPAMEEALGLTLGKAARESKYKVVAKALGSRMGHCYINQDAVSNCSSYVAEASPKDAWQKVELTTIDNLVREYGVEGPGIVKIDIEGYEMEALRGARNTIESLKPKLAVAIYHDYMNARECARIIRSFRSDYHIEFRGMYAYFEPPRPYLLFAY from the coding sequence ATGCAGATTAAAAACGGCCTCCAGAGGCTGTATAGACGTTGTCGTGGCAGATGGGAAGCCGAACTGGCCCTGCGCCGGTATAAGGATTTCAGGCCCGAGCGCTATGATTTTACAGGAGAGGATGTCGCCCTCTATGTTTCGGAGCGTGCGGCACTGCTGCCGCCGGTCAATGTCGTAGGCGCTGACGACAACCATTTTTTGCTGGGAGTTGGCGATATCGAATTTTATTGGCCGAAAAACATTCCTACCGGAGACCTGCCCTGGCTATACCACGAGGTCTTTGATGATTGGAGGGAAAACCCCTCGTCTTACGACCATCCGCAGTTTGATTTGACTGCTGCTTGCTGGGTCATGGATGCCGGCGCGTTCGAAGGATTCTACTCTCTTTTTGCCTTAAGAAAGAACTTTGCGGGGATGCTTATAGCTGTTGAACCGTTTCCCGCCATGGAAGAGGCCCTGGGATTGACCCTCGGGAAAGCGGCAAGGGAATCCAAGTATAAAGTGGTCGCCAAAGCGCTTGGCAGCCGTATGGGCCATTGTTATATAAATCAAGATGCCGTTAGCAACTGCAGTTCATATGTCGCCGAGGCTTCGCCGAAAGATGCCTGGCAGAAGGTGGAACTTACAACGATAGATAATCTTGTCAGGGAATACGGTGTCGAAGGCCCGGGTATAGTAAAGATAGATATCGAAGGATACGAAATGGAAGCCTTGCGTGGAGCGCGAAATACCATCGAATCGCTAAAGCCGAAACTTGCCGTCGCGATATACCACGATTATATGAACGCCAGGGAGTGCGCGCGCATAATACGCTCTTTCAGAAGCGATTATCATATTGAGTTCAGGGGCATGTACGCTTATTTTGAGCCGCCGCGCCCCTATTTGCTGTTTGCGTATTAA